The Lacticaseibacillus paracasei subsp. paracasei genomic sequence TGACATTTCGTTATAAAACGAACCCAGTTGAACTACCCTCACTTAGCTAAGCCTAACAGCTCTTATCGCTTGAAGGGGGGAGTTCAAGCTGTCTTATTAAGCATAAAATAATCGCACATCTATCATTTTTATTGAAATTGTGCTATACTGATGCCAATCGAATGGAGACATAATTGTCGCCAGGAACCGCTGTAGCGCTACCTACAGCGGTTCTTTTTACGCAAAAAACGCCACCCCGCTACGGATGACGTTCTGGTGCCAAAACTTGGTCAAACCTAGTCGCTACTTACGGTCATCGTGGTGGTTCAACCAGTACTCGAACAAAAGCAAGAGTACACCAACGATGATCGGCGCGGTAACCGCTGAATCGAATGAAGACATACTTGTCACCTCCTTTAGGCGCGGTATCACGCGAAAAGGCGTAGCGACTAAATTAGTATACCAAAAAAGCCGTCAGTACCCGCTTAATTGTCTTTTAAATCTAGACGATTTTCGTTATAAAATGCACTTAGTTGACATAATGATCCTTAGTCGCAGTATTCGTCCTGCCTAGCCTCTCATACCCCACTTTGTGAAATCATAGTGGTCTACGTGCTCCTACCCTGCCCTGTTGGGCTTTTAGATTGTAAAACTTAGTGAAAAAGCCACCGCAGTTAGCGGTGGCTTTTGTTATTTCCGTGGACTAAACAGTCGTTGCCAAAAAGGCACTGGCTGTTCTGGGCTATTTTTGGTCGCTTGAGGGGCTTCTGGTGCGCGGTCGTGGATTTGATCGTCTCCTGGCTCAGAACTGCGCTCAGGTCCATTTTGAGGCATCTCCAGCCGTTTAAGCTTGTTCTCAGCCATTAGTTGGAGCTGTTGCGATTGATCTAGTAGCTTCTGGAGGTGCTCAATCTGCTTATCCTTTGCTCTAAGCTGCTCTACAAGAACACTGTTCGACTGCGCACTCGCCTGTTCAGTGTGCACACCATGCGCCTTTTGTGTGCGTTCCGAGTGTACTCCCTTGTATGCAATCATCTCCTTGATGACCTTTATACCAGCATCATCTATCAGGATACGGTGTGCGCTCTCGTGTGTGTATCGCACACGAAAAGACGCGGTTAGATATTTACGAATACCAGATTTAGATAAGCTCAATTCCTCTGCAAGTTCTTTGATGGTCTTACTCATAGCTGTCCTCATCTCGTGCGATCTAATGTCAATTATAGCAATGGCTACAGACGACTACCCATAAAAATACCCGAAACGATCTCAGAAATCGTTTCGGGTCACTTATTTGAATCAGATTTTAAGCCTTATTTTATAATGTTTTTGAACGATCCGTTAGGGTTAACCCTAGTGGATCGGTATAATTGTTTTCGACAAAATCAAAAACTCATCGTCTTATGGGTTAGGTTGCCACAAGCGTGTCCTGACCGTATGCTATTAATATTGAACGTTATGGATAAAACAGTGAATAGAGTCGGAGGCAGTAATGAAACACAAAAAAGCTTTAATCATCGCAGGTTGTCTTCTTTTATTAGTTCTGCTGGCCATTACGGCCATTAAGATATTCGAATTTCAAACGTCAGCTTCTCATGACCAGAAACCTACTTATTCCATTCAACGCATTCATCACACTGACGACCTTGTTGAGTCAGGGAAGATCGTTGCCAACGACACCCGGCTTTTACATAATCCAACTGGACGGATTGATCAAGTCAATGTGAGGGACGGCGATCACGTTGCCAAAGATGCGGTTCTGCTAACCGTTTATGATCAAACTGTTCAAGACCAAGTTAATGAAGCACAAAACGCATTAGATAAAGCACAGCAAGGATTGAATCGTGCCATCACCGCAAATAACAAGGTGATCGACCAATTCAATAAGTCCACTGATGCCACAGAACGAGAAACGTTGCAAGAAACGATCAATAAGAACAAGGATGACATCTCCGATCAGACGCGCGATTTGCAAGCACAGCAGACACAGCTCACTACCTTAAAGAACAAGGTTTATCAAAGCTTGTTAGCGCCATTCGCTGGTATCTTGACAATCATCAATGACGAGAAAACCGGTGATCCAGTTATCACCATCAACTCTGATGAGCGTCACGTCCAAGCAAAAGTAACCGAATATGACTATACCAAGCTAGCTAACGAACACCCCGCAAAGATCACAGCCATCGCCACTGACAAATCCCAAACAAGTGTCGTCCGGAATTTGTCACAGGTGCCTGACACAACCGATAAGCAAAACATCGCTACTTATCCGTTTACGGTACCTGTAGACGGCCGTTTTATGTACGGTCAAAGTGTCAAAGTGGCCCTGCCACAAGATGAAATCAAACTATCAGCTAAAGCAGTTGTTACGCGTGACAAACAGCTCTTTGTATGGCGAGTTAATAGCGCAAACAAGGTCCATCTTCAGCCAGTTGAGGGTACAAAAAAGAATGGCGTCTTTGTTCTAACCACTGGCATCAAATCAGGCGCAAGAATTGTAACCAACCCGGATAAGTCGCTCAAAGACGGCATGAGGGTGGTTAAATGATTCGCTTAAAGTCGGTTAACAAGTTTTATAAACAGGGGGCCACTAGCTTCCATGTCCTAAAAGATATTTCATTCAAGATTGATGCTGGTGAGTTTGTCTCGATTATGGGTCCGTCTGGTTCCGGAAAATCAACGCTCATCAACATTGTTGGCTTTCTAGATGATCAATTTGAAGGTGAATACTGGTTTATGGACGACAACATCCAAAAGAAAAGTCGTCGCGACTATGCAATATTACGCAACCAAAGTGTCGGTTTTGTTTTTCAAAACTTCAAATTAATTGATACCTTGTCGGTCGCCGAAAACATCGGCCTTCCGCTCATCTATGCTGGCAAACGACGAAAGGCTATTCGCTCCGAGGTTCAACAAGTTTTAAGTCAGGTCGGACTGCCTGATTTAGGAACCAAAAAACCGCGCGACTTATCCGGTGGTCAACAACAACGGGTCGCCATCGCGCGCGCGGTTATTACGAAACCCAATTTTTTAATTGCTGATGAGCCAACTGGGGCACTAGACAGCCAAACCTCCTCTGAGATCCTTGAGCTTTTCCAAAAGCTCAATCGGGAGAACCACACCACCATTATCATGGTGACTCACGATCAACAGGTCGCTAATCAAAGTCAGCGCATTATTCGCATTCTTGATGGCACGATCGAAAGCGATGAGGAGGTTCACTGATGAAAATTCAAGAACTGCTAGCAACTGCTTGGCAATCACTCATCGCTAACCCCAAGCGCAGCCTTCTGACCGTGATTGGTATTGTCATTGGCATCGCTTCCGTCATTACCATTATTTCGTTAGGCAACGGCGTTGAACAGGCCACCTTAAAAAATTTACAAACAACCCAAACAGGCAAACAATCGATAACTATCGATTATATCCCATATAACCCTAGCAAACCTACACCGGGTTTCAATCAAAGTGATATCGACTTGTTAACGGTTCAGCATGACATTGGTATTGACAAAGCAACCCTGCCCAAAGAACCAGACAATCCCTTTCAGTCAAATGTCCTCGTTAACGATGCCAACCAAACGGCCTCGCTCTCCTTAGTTAAACCAACCCAATTAACCATCATTGCTGGTTACCAAATTTCCGCCCAAGACCGGCAACTTAAAAATCAAGTCGCTATGATTAGTCGCAGCTTCGCTAAAAAGTGTTTCCGCACAACGATAAACGCTTTACACACTGCGCTTATTATCAACGGCTACAGTTATCAGGTTATTGGCGTGATCTCGACTGATAATAGCGCCGATATTTATCTTCCGAAAGAAACATATCTAGCGAACCAGACTAGTACCAGCGGTAATAGACTTAAACTAACTTTTCAAACTGGCAGCAACGTTTCAAAACAAGCAAAAAAGGCGGTCAAACTGCTCCAACAGTCAGGCAGTCAGCGATCATTAGGGGACTATTATTATTTCGATGCGGGCGCATTGCTCAGCGGCATCAGCAAGGTCATTAAAGGGCTCACCTATTTTATTAGTGCTATTGCCGGCATTTCGTTGTTTATCGCTGGAATTGGTGTGATGAACATGATGTATATTTCCGTCTCAGAACGAACCAAAGAGATTGGCATTAGGCTAGCCATTGGCGCAACCCCAACCCTTATTATGTGGCAATTCTTATTGGAAGCCATTATTTTAACAGTCTCCGGCGGTTTAATCGGCTTCGCTTTAGGTTATGGAACCGCTGTTCTCATTTCTTTAATGTTACCTTTTAATGCCGTGATAACACTTAATACCTTCTTTTTAGCCTTTGGCGTCTCTTCCTCGGTGGGATTAGTTTTCGGCATCTTACCTGCCAAACAAGCCGCTGACAAAAATTTAATCGATATTCTACGTTAATCGTTTTAAACGCAGTCCGTCTTTCTCACACAGCACCATGCTGAAATGGACTAGATTTCATTTTCGATATACTTGGTGCATATGATAAAACTCACTAACAAGTTCAAAGTCTAAATTAGTGGCTGGTGAAAGCTGGCTTGATAGCTGCACAATCACTGATATGCCAAGACGCAATCAGTTTATTAATTCGGATAAAATTAATTTAAGTGCGCAAGAAAACACGATATTTGCGATTTTTAGTGCACTTGCTGCGTAAAAATGAATTTGTCTTTTTAAAGCTTAATCTTTTGTCTCGATTCGTGTTGTCAAGATCGCCCGTATAGCAAGTGCTGTGGAACTGTTAAGCGGAAGACCAGTTGCTAAAAGACTGTTGTATCAGTTTTTATATAGCTTTCACCAGCCACTAAATTATATAATTAAAATTTCTTTCCAAGATGCAAAAATCCCTCCTCCTTTCCAGATAAAGCGACGTTTGCAAAACATGCCGTTAGAGAGAAAAATAAGTATCATAATAACTATAGGCTTAACCTAATAGCTTAAAATGGATCTTATGCAGTTTCAGCATTAATCGGCTCAAATCATTGCAGCAAACATTGCAAATAATTACAGTATAAATATCAAAGGAATATCGAAACCAACCATGGCGTTATATAAACCTCAAAAAAAACAGATGTAAAGTAAAGTGCTAACGGCCAAATTAACTTTTTCATCTTTTCTCGAAAGCTTGCAATATGATATTTAATCAAAGTCCCCGAAATAATTACAATTGCTGTCATTTCTGGAATTCCATGAGGTAAAACCACATAGATAAATTGCTGAATTCCTAAACGCTGAAGTAATATACCAACAACGGCTGCATTAAGAAAAAGTATTATCAGTGGCAAACGACTGTTAATAATTGACAATATGACAAGTACAATCACAAACAAAAGATTCCGAATTAAAATTTCTCCAACATTTTTAATATCTATGAGCGTCAATGGATTATGGCTTATATAATGAATTTTTCCATCGCCGCTCAGCAGATAGCCAGCTGCACAACCTGTAAATACAGAAACAAAGGATGATAAGAATGGCCGAACATTTATTAATCTGTACACTCTTTCAAGGCTCAAATCCATCCCACCTTATTAAACTAGACCCTTTATTAAATTAAATATTGATGTGCCGGCCGTCAAAATGAAAGCAAATACTATAAATATAATTTTCCAGTAAAGTATTGCCGATTCACTCCTAGCCACATATATCAAGACAGCTGTGTATAGAAACGTCTCCATTATTGATCTTGGCACTACTTGTATAGGTGAATTAAAAATCAGTAAATATGTAATTTCAAATACGCTTAATAAAATAAATGCAACTCCGTACCCCCAGTATATTATTGTACCGGTTGTTTTCCTTAAAAGTAATCGATATAGAATAGAAATAACAAACATAGTAAAGTAAACCACAACCATCTTCCCGATGACAAAAATACCAACAGAAATATAAAGTGGTAGCTTCTCAATTAAATTCCCTAATGATGAAGTTTCATTGCGAAGTATATTCAGTGTTAATATAGTTTGAATCGTTGTGAATGCCAGCAAAAACAAGAATATTGCTGCATTAACTTTATTTTTTTCTTTCACTGTGCTCCCCCCAAAAAAACAAAAGCTCTTGGACATCATAACGTCCAAGAGCTTTCGTCAATAATACAGTATTCTAAGCACTAACTGCTCCAAATGCAGTAGCGATCGGTACAATCCATGCTGGCAAGGTAACGCCTGCAACAACTGAAAAAGCACCTGCCAGTGATCCTCCCGCTGACACATAATTAACCATATCTTGATACCACCCTGGGGCCAAATGAATTCCGAGTTTGTTTGCAATAAAATAAATGTTAGTGAAAAGAATTGTTACCATTAACGCAGCAATAACAAAAGAGCCAATAGTTAGAACCGTCTTTTCCATTTTGGTCATATGGAGTTTTTCCACCGTGCTTAACATTACTCTCATTCCCTTCATAATTAACCTAACAATATACCACAAATTGTATTACAATTTAATTATAAGTCCTACTATTCATTCTCGCAAATATTTTTTCTCAGAAGGGAGATCGATTTCAAATGAAGACATTTCTGAACGTCTTGCTTATTGCTGGCTCCATTTTACTGCTTGGTTTACTATTCTCTAAAAATGAATGGTTTGCTGTAGCAAACCTAGTTTTTCTGGCACTGATTTTTGCCATACAACGTTTCTATGGAAAGAGTCACACTCATGAGTAGGGGCCGGTGAATATTAGTATGCCGTTAATCACAGTTTTTCAAAGTGCTCAATTGGACTAGTGTCTGCTTCGCTAAACACTACTTGAGTTT encodes the following:
- a CDS encoding DUF536 domain-containing protein, coding for MSKTIKELAEELSLSKSGIRKYLTASFRVRYTHESAHRILIDDAGIKVIKEMIAYKGVHSERTQKAHGVHTEQASAQSNSVLVEQLRAKDKQIEHLQKLLDQSQQLQLMAENKLKRLEMPQNGPERSSEPGDDQIHDRAPEAPQATKNSPEQPVPFWQRLFSPRK
- a CDS encoding efflux RND transporter periplasmic adaptor subunit, which translates into the protein MKHKKALIIAGCLLLLVLLAITAIKIFEFQTSASHDQKPTYSIQRIHHTDDLVESGKIVANDTRLLHNPTGRIDQVNVRDGDHVAKDAVLLTVYDQTVQDQVNEAQNALDKAQQGLNRAITANNKVIDQFNKSTDATERETLQETINKNKDDISDQTRDLQAQQTQLTTLKNKVYQSLLAPFAGILTIINDEKTGDPVITINSDERHVQAKVTEYDYTKLANEHPAKITAIATDKSQTSVVRNLSQVPDTTDKQNIATYPFTVPVDGRFMYGQSVKVALPQDEIKLSAKAVVTRDKQLFVWRVNSANKVHLQPVEGTKKNGVFVLTTGIKSGARIVTNPDKSLKDGMRVVK
- a CDS encoding stage II sporulation protein M, with product MDLSLERVYRLINVRPFLSSFVSVFTGCAAGYLLSGDGKIHYISHNPLTLIDIKNVGEILIRNLLFVIVLVILSIINSRLPLIILFLNAAVVGILLQRLGIQQFIYVVLPHGIPEMTAIVIISGTLIKYHIASFREKMKKLIWPLALYFTSVFFEVYITPWLVSIFL
- a CDS encoding class IIc cyclic bacteriocin gives rise to the protein MTKMEKTVLTIGSFVIAALMVTILFTNIYFIANKLGIHLAPGWYQDMVNYVSAGGSLAGAFSVVAGVTLPAWIVPIATAFGAVSA
- a CDS encoding type I toxin-antitoxin system Fst family toxin encodes the protein MSSFDSAVTAPIIVGVLLLLFEYWLNHHDDRK
- a CDS encoding ABC transporter ATP-binding protein → MIRLKSVNKFYKQGATSFHVLKDISFKIDAGEFVSIMGPSGSGKSTLINIVGFLDDQFEGEYWFMDDNIQKKSRRDYAILRNQSVGFVFQNFKLIDTLSVAENIGLPLIYAGKRRKAIRSEVQQVLSQVGLPDLGTKKPRDLSGGQQQRVAIARAVITKPNFLIADEPTGALDSQTSSEILELFQKLNRENHTTIIMVTHDQQVANQSQRIIRILDGTIESDEEVH
- a CDS encoding ABC transporter permease, with translation MKIQELLATAWQSLIANPKRSLLTVIGIVIGIASVITIISLGNGVEQATLKNLQTTQTGKQSITIDYIPYNPSKPTPGFNQSDIDLLTVQHDIGIDKATLPKEPDNPFQSNVLVNDANQTASLSLVKPTQLTIIAGYQISAQDRQLKNQVAMISRSFAKKCFRTTINALHTALIINGYSYQVIGVISTDNSADIYLPKETYLANQTSTSGNRLKLTFQTGSNVSKQAKKAVKLLQQSGSQRSLGDYYYFDAGALLSGISKVIKGLTYFISAIAGISLFIAGIGVMNMMYISVSERTKEIGIRLAIGATPTLIMWQFLLEAIILTVSGGLIGFALGYGTAVLISLMLPFNAVITLNTFFLAFGVSSSVGLVFGILPAKQAADKNLIDILR